The window ttattttatgtaaggttaaagtcagccatagtggtgcatctggcaacaatataggacaggctaccaccgggactcggttaaagtttcatgggccatggctcatacagcattattctaagaccactgaaagatagatctattttcggtggccttgattatatgctctacagaaaacttggttgtgccaaagaaacttcggcacattttttgcttgtttttctgatATGTATAATTTTCAGTTCAGGCTTGTGGTTTGTTGACAGTAGAAACAATATCATTGGAGACTTGCCTGTGCCTCTTTATGTTCTTGCAGAATACTACTAAAGATGTTACTTTTACAGTAAATTGTCGCTCAGTAATGAATAAGTTTTGTTATGGTTAGGACTGTTTATTACACTTAGCAATGTACTTAAATGTGTTGGAAGAGTTATGcattatttaatagttttttattgATATGGACACTGTCGTCATTTTCTCAGCTTGACAATTTCCTCTTTCAGGATGTAAATATTGTAGCTTCATTCGATCGCCGTGGAGAGCACATCTTCACTGGCAATAGTAAAGGTAAACTATTAATCCTAACATGTCCAGGACTGAAAGTGAAGGCATCTTTTCGAATAGGACAAGGCACCACGAGCGCAGCAGCAGTTAAAAGTATAGAGTTCGCCAGGCGAACTGAGTAAGTACATTGAGATTGCGTGTAATAACCTGTAGAAGAGAGTGGATTATGCTTTAGTGGATACAAATAATTCATGCATTTTTCAGAGAAAGCTTGGCTGAGCCACGCATGGTATCTTATAATCATACCCTTTCTCTGATGGGTCTCTTTAAAACTGTTGTTGCAATAACTTCGTCATTGAATCTCCCCTACCTACTTCATTCTCCTAATGTTTTCCATTAGCCTCTGCTTCCACggattttatgttgaaaaattaGCCTTTCCAGAGGTTTGATTATGTTGGTCCACATTTTGCCCCAGATATTTTTGCTGATATGCAAATTACCAACAAAAATGAGGATACtgttaaaactaatttataatgATAAGGCAGTGACACTGTGTTAATCACAGATCTTTGTCACTTTTGGATGATTTATCTTACACATGCAGAGTGTATGAAGCTAAATGTGATGCGTGAGTTTCTTTCCAAAGAGACTCAAGACATGTTTCAAAGTTTATGTTTCTGTGATTTTTGTAGTGATTTGTATTAAAAGATTTTGGAAGCATTGGAGGTTTACCCTATAactctctttctcccgttcttcAGCTTGTACCAGTTAATAGCCCTTGATCGGAATCTTTTAAGGTTGACTCGTATGATGTAAATTACATGTTGCAATATACTTGTAACTACAGTTATAAATATTACAAGCGGAATAAGAAAAGGTTTTGTTGAAAGCTAATTGCATGACATTAACAGAGAACAGTTTTGATATACAAGCAAGAATGTCTAAAATTCTAGCCTTTTCTTTGAGAATTTTGTCATCGCCTGATGGTCTTGTGTTCCTCCATTGCAGATACTTTCTTGTGAACTCTGCAGACCGTGTCATACGCGTTTACGATGCTCGTAAGGTTTTGAAATGTGGCAAAGATGACGATCCAGAGCCTACTCAGAAACTCCAGGATCTCGTAAACAAGTAAGATTTTAATCTCCATGCTTTTTGAAGTAGAGTAGTATGCCTtagtcagtatctctctctctctctctctctctctctctctctctctctctctctctctctctctctctctctctctctctctctctctctctctctcatggaaattatgcttgaattttttaaataaactgtgtcataaacaattttaatttcccAAGATTTCACACCATTCATCAGGTTGAAGTCCAGTAGATATTAGTTAAACAGAATGGTATTGTCATTGCCTAATGTTATTTGTGTAATGCAGAACTTAGCACTCTTGACAAAAATGCAGGCTCCTCAAGGAAGactgtatcaaaatatatattcaagagggaaaatgttttcattatgaatTAGTATATTAAAGCATTATGAGTATGGCATCTCAGCACAAGACCGTTTTacaatatttactaattttatggtgttctgttcTTTATATGGAGCTTAGCCAAGTGTGTGGCTCATAATATTTGTATGCTGTTTAGAAATGCATTATCTTTTTCAGTCACGATTTATCACTTTACTGGCGTTAgaatataaagagaataaaatttgaattacCTGATAGAAAAGGTGCTACCAAattttttgtgtacagtacattGAGTGAGATTTCTTTATACAGTTACTGTAAACAAATGTCTCACAAGCAGGTGTTAACAAGGTATCCTTAGCACTGAAGGTCTCAAAGAATTTGTAAAGTACAAGATTGGTGGAGCATTTACCTATTTGTACTGGTAATAGAGATATGTCACAAATGTGCATGTAAATTGCCTTGTAAAAAACTTCTGCTTGAGATTTGAAATCGGTTTCAAACCACTCAGCATGCCTTGCATATTTCTTACAGAACCATGTGGAAAAAGTGTTGCTTCTCGGGAGACGGTGAGTACATCTGTGCTGGGTCTGCAAGACAGCATTCACTTTACATATGGGAGCGCAGTATTGGTAACCTTGTTAAAATCCTTCACGGCACCAAAGGAGAAATGTTACTTGATGTGGTGGTATGTATGTCGTTAaacttctttctgtctttcctgttaccttctgttacttctttcaaatgaactccatattctttggaagcttgaattcaagtcagtgatccctgtgggctttttctatatggatagggttcatcttctgaataataataataaaagtaatactcATAAAATGTTCAGCCCTTAGGCATTGCaggataagacaaaaaaaaaattgatggtgATATATGTAGAGACAAGTAAATAAGCCTAGGCACCAGAAGGGCATCCGTATTCAATAAAGAATTGGTTATGAACTTGTATTGTCCCAGCTAATCAACTTATTTAACCTGACCTTGCTACAATATTTGCTATTTAACCTGACAGTATTTGCAtctcattttgaaaatttaatccTTTTCATTTCTAAAACTTTACTCTGACTAGAAGCTGCATTGCTACTGTCAAGTGGTTTAACTaaatcataaagtaaaaaataactgcCAAAGGTTCTatgtgaaatactgtacagtaatggtTTCCAGGAAAATGTTACATCTTTGTTTTCTCAAAGTAAGATGTCCAAGCCttcacattttaattttgcaTCATTGCAGTTCtggttttttttgtattggtgaatttttctttcagtggCATCCAGTTCGACCGATTATGGCATCCATCAGTTCCGGGGTGGTGTCAGTTTGGTCGCAGAACCAGGTGGAGAATTGGTCGGCTTTTGCGCCCGATTTCAAAGAACTCGATGAAAATGTGGAGTATGAGGAGAGAGAGTCAGAATTTGACCAGAGCGATGAAGACAAAAGTGTTGAACTCAgtcaggagaaaagagaagaggatgTCGAGGTGATCTTTATTTCTAAAAGCGTTATTCACAAAATCATTAGATTTGCTTTTTGTACcttgagacattttttttttatatcacattcACTTGATTTCGAGCATCTCTGTAATAGCAAAACCctcataaaatgtttaaatatttctttgcaagATATTGGATAACTAACAAGTCAACTATTGTAGTAATGTGTTTCATACATGGGCCATAAAACAAAAGGTTTGCGTAGTATTTCAGTCACTAACCCATGCCCTGTATTGTGGTACTTTGTAAGCCCCTTTCAAACATAAGAATTAtgttcatacaaaaaaaattgatatcCCTAAATGCTCTTCATTGCAATTGAAGCTTTGCGAGACCCAGTCTAGAATTGCTAACTACAAATGAACTAAGCAGTGGCTGGCAGTCACATAAGATCTACCCTGCTTGGGGAGCTTGGTTACAGATCATGACTGGTGTCAGTGTCAGAGTTATCTAATGTATGTCTCAGCTGATTTGAATCAAGTGGTAGTTGTTGCCTCAAATATGCAATCAGAATGCTTTCAAGCCATATAAAGGAATTGGTATGTGGTCTCCTGCGTGTTACCCAGCTTTCGTTACAAAGTTAACTGTGATGAGATGAGATTATCCTTCAGAACAGGAATTATACCTCAGCATGAACCTCTCCAAGAGGCAACTGCAGGTATTAGAAGAAATTCAGGGGACTCGTTTGCCTAATTTACAAAAAGGCACAGATACTGGGTGGAAGTTGATAATGAAGAGTTATAACAACTAAACTGCCATAGAATCTTAGTCCTCTctgaatgaaaatactgtatacaaaatatcTTTCAGGTTGATGTAACAAGCACTGAGCCCGTTACTGCATTCTGTAGTtcagatgaggaagaagaaggtgatgCACTTCTTTATCTTCCCATATCTCCTGAAATTGAAGAACCTGAAGAAGGGTGGGGGCCTGAAGGTGCTCCTGCTGAGGATATCAGTTCCAAGAGGTCGGGCGACAGTAAGGAAAATGTATCGCCAAAGAAGAAAAGACCTAAAACATTTGATGTTGCCTTGGAAAATGCCCCAACTGAAGGTTAGactttgtttgttactttttcactAATTTTAAATAACccctttggaaataaattttgatccGTATACTTCCAGTGTGTGGTGAGATTCCTTTCCTTTTTGTAGAATGTTCCCTCAAATGTTCATTAATCTGAATTTTCAAGCAGTGAATACGGTAATCTTTGAAGCAAAGCGATAGATATTATAGTTTCTTTTCACATTGtgttttgttattgatattttttgcCTTCTTGAATTCAAGATAAGATTATTATTGGCCTGTTGTTTGTTATTCCAAGTAACATATTCTGAAATGAAGGTTTAAATAGTCATTCATTCTAAATCAAGTAGTGATGGTGAATTCCTAGTTTctcattttaaacatattttccttaattttctatATAGATAAGAACTCAAAATGTCTTAGTTTGTGGATTtagttttttagaaaaatatcctTCCCTTAGGTGATgtcattttctaataattgatctcttctatctgtatttcctattaccttctattacttaaTTCAAATAAACGCCATATTCCTtgatagcttgaatttcaagtcagtggcccttgtgggcttgttccatgtgactagggttcatcttctgaatgatataataataataatgataacaataattctGGTAATTAATACTGCTTCAAATTGTTTGCATCAAGAAATTGATAGAAAGCCAATGTTCCAGGCTCATGAGTGGTTGACTGGTTGATGGTATCTATTAAAAGTGCAAAATCACATGGGTCTGTTGTAATTGATGATTGTTTTTCATTGGCTTCATGCCCTCCAGAACCACTTGGAAAGCAAGGTGGTTTTTTGGATAAGTTACAACTTCACTGCTGTCGTTTGTCTCGGAAAGCAAGGGGACTATGAGTGTCCCTATCATTACTGTATGTTGGGAAGAACATGATTGCAGAATCTCCAGAAATGGTTGGAGTGGTCATCTTTCTGATTATGTTCCACTGAAATGTCTTTTGATCTTAAATTTGTAGTTGTCACAGATGCCTGTAAAACCAGATTTTCTTGGTGTTTAAACTATGATTTATGTCAAGGAAGCTTTTTACGTTTGAGTTTGCATTGAGTCACAAAGAATTGTCAAGCTAGCCTTAATAACCGACTTAAAACTAGAACATTTCttagcatgatttatttttgccCTTATTTTTCAGTAGATTGATTCTTAGTCTCTTACCCCTTAATATTTTGAGTTGCTTGTTTATGATATTATGATGAGAAGTACATGTGTTTTCTTGCTGTCCACAGAAATCCATCCTCTGATGAGCAACAGACCAAAAGACAAGCAGAACGTTGGAGGCAAGAAAGGGCGAAGTAATTCGAAAGGAGAGTCCAAAAAGGATAGAAAAAAGCATTAGGTACTCGACTTTACTCAGATTTTGTAATTGTAGTTAGTTCAGGAATCATTGTGTACATACGATTAACGTTTGTATTTAGCTATGCAAATTGTGAGGTCATCCATGTCATTCTAGCAAGTACCAGTTGGTCTATGCAGCATCCTGTCTTAGGTCCCAGGGTGAATCCAGTTCTGCTGTTCACATTCAGTCCATTCTCCGTAATCTTTTTCCGCCTGGCTGTCCGACATCTTCAGCATTACATTGCTCCAGTTTCTACCACCCACTTGagaaagaattcttttttcaAGTCCTGGGAGAGTAGAAATATGACTTGCAAGCCTCATTAAACTACTGTACTATACAGTAGTACTTTGAGACTGTAAGAAGATCACTTGTAAAGTCAGTTCAGAATGATTCGGATAATCGGATAAAACGCAAAGAAAAATCCCTTTTCATTAgcttaaaattttcattacaaaactaTGCTGCATAAATAACAGAATGAATTTATACttgaaaatactttcaaatgCATCTAAGCTTCTCAGATGTAAGCTCACCagataaaattaagaattataaCCACAAGTACAAATAGAGTGTATAGATTATTGACGTAAGATAAAGAAAAGTTAGCAGTTTTAGGGAAAGATTGGTATGGcataaatgtcaaatttttgaCTGATTATTTAGAGGAAAAATTATAGAAAGTTCTCATGTACATACTTTTGCAATATTATTTTGACAGTAAATACTGTGTATAACTTCTTATTTGGTGTCAGTACGATTCTAGACATGGTGaagttctgtcatttttttaagtgtgtttttctacatttttcgCTACTGCTCAACGTCAGTGTCGCCAAatcttattactgtactgtagtctCACCACATGCATAGACAATTTGTTGATAGTGGCTTTTTTAAAGTATTATCACATTTGTATGGATGTGCGAGCTGGAAAATGACATGATTTTATaggatatactgtacaatacctgtatttcagaaaaaaattttctttttcacagatttatttcgtaaaaattttttcacagttttattttgcaaaactttcctttttcatAGAAATGAATTACTTTTCAAATTGTGCATATTGAGTATGTCCTGTTGATAGGTGTAGgcttttagattttaaataataCCAAGTCAGTACATTATAACAAAAACTTTTCCCAATTTTCAAAGGTGTTCTATTTGGGAAATTTTAGTGTTTTCAAAAAATGAGGGCATAGtgattctgtaaataaaatatgtCAGATTTTCACAAATGCATTATCAGTgaggattttgtttatattctggcACAAATAAAAGCAGCGAGATTATTCCAGTTTGTGATATTagaaaaagaaatgcatttttcCCTGTAAATGCAGTACTATGAATAATCTATTGGATTATAACAAATCATCAACATTACTTGATGTTCTCACTTAAAAATGTCAGGAAGCTTGATAGGAGATGTATTTTCAAGGTAGCTTCGAAAGTAAGTTTTGTTGCAAAAGGTAAAAGATAAATTCTCTAAGTATGACAAGTAAGGTTGATGGAGCTCTTAACCCTTACTTTGAAGCTTCTGTATTGTGCTATCTGTCAGATCATTAAAAGTGCTTAAATTTCCGTCGTTTTCAGGGGCTGAATTGTCTACTGCTTTAAGATCTGTGagtgtaatatttcattttatgaggaaactgaaaaatttttaacagtttttaggTTTGTATCTAGCAGCGGACTTTGtcgaaagagaaaaattttacaaaagaatattttttattcctcatCCAAACCTTTGAACATTTCAGTAGTGTACCAGATTGAACATATTTTTCAAGCACTGCATTACAGCATTGTTGCAATGCAGCTGAGGTAATATCTTGGCAAGAAATTCCGTTCCCCCATTAGGGATGTTGCACTGGAAAATTGGAGAAAACAGTCATTGGAATAAAAATCATCATTGGCTATATTCAgctcttgattcattttttttttttctctatactGCCACCTTATAGTAAATCCAGATCTTTGAACATTGAGCATAAAGCTTGCTAAATGCAATACTATTGACGAATAATGTCTGTGcattttgtttacgttttcagTGCCAAATTTACCACATATGGGGGGAGTGCGGTCACTGCACCTTAtgaagtgcactgtaggcattgcccgaggctttggcccttagctgcaacccctttcattccttttactgtaccatcattcatattctcttccatcttactttccaccctttgcTAACAGTTGTTTTAACATTACCTATTGCAAAGAGGAAAGTAGTTGATGTTGTCACTTAAATATAGTTTTGCTAATAAAAAAGATGTGTTagaaagatatttctctctctctctctctctctctctctctctctctctctctctctctctctctctctctctctctctctctctctctcagttgggcACAACTTAGCTTAAATTCAAGCATTTGGGGAATATGCAAGTAAGACATAATTCGATACTGAGTTAtaacagaaactctctctctctctctctctctctctctctctctctctctctctctctctctctctctctctctaaatctctctcatCTTGGGAGTATGGAGTATAAGTAGCTTAAATTCAAGCATTTGGGGGTATGCAAGTAAGACAATTCGATACTGAGTTATaaccaaaaactctctctctctctctctctctctctctctctctctctctctctctctctctctctctctctctctctctctctctctctctctctctctctctctcccccaagatTTTTAACCATGAAATGAATTTCTTCAGCTGGTGCTTCTCCGTCGTTCAAATCCTTGTTGGCATTGCTCTGAAAGTGTAGAACCCACTTTCGTTTTTATGGTGCATAACGAGAACCCCTTACGACTTCAGGCGAGCCTGTATAACCTACGTCagatttatttactgaataagaAGGAGAAACGTTTTATGGTAATGCACTCATCACTATGTTAGTTTTattatgccatttttattttttgggagggggaaggCAGGGAGGTGAGGggtgtgtgagtgttttttttttattgtagatatgctcttttatgattttttctaggTTTTTTAAATAACTGGGTGTATATGCAACGCATGAAAGAAAACACCTTGacatctcctccccccccccaccagaaaagacagacagacagacaaaagcaagaatggaggaaaaaagaaacaaataaaaaaaaagtcatcacgCATCGGTCAACCAAGACTGTGTTGCCAAACGTCCCGTtgataatgtttgtttttgtaatatctctctctctctctctctctctcagatgccgATAACAAGACCTAATAATAACTTTGAATGAAACTTCACAAAACTTCTTTGGTTTCTCTTGATCTACTAAACCGGGACGGGGATTCCATGTCAGAATAGGAGATGATTATAAGATTTTATTATCCATTACGAGGGAAATCTCTcgaaagaatatttgttttttatttttttagatagaaAATTGCTGGCATTGGAGGGTTTTCTCTATAAGGGAAACTttggtcagtgagagagagagagagagagcagtatgtatatatatatatttatttattttatttatttatttatttatttatttatttataacaccTACAAAGAAAGCTCACCAGCAGCTTGTCAGACCCCTTTCATATGCTGTGCCgttcttctctcactctctcttgcaCGTGCTTCCTCTTTTCCAAAACCGCTTTCAGTCCGTTTGTCCGTCCGTCTGTTGCGTCATTCAACTCTGCCtctctttgttttccttattcagtaAATGCTGaaagtactcactccatcaaGACCAAGACTATTGCCCTATTCACTCCAAACAGCATCACTCCATTTGCCCCTTTTGCCcatgagatccatttgctcagtaATGTTCCTCTCTGCACTTACTTCCCATTAGAAGAAATTCCTGTTCTCCTGAAGTCCCTGCTCTGTACTATCAACCAGCAGGATAGTACAGAGAGAGTATACCATTTGTGCTATTACTTGATAGTATAGTTATAGATCCTCTCTATTATGCTGGCAGCTATGGGGGATGAACCACTGAagtacagactctctctctctctctctctctctctctctctctctctctctctctctctctctctctctctcttgacgaccagaaaatcacagaaaagttGTACTGTTTTGTCTTTAACAGTTtagaataaaagaagattgtactTATCTAAGAAACAGATGGTACATTTATAAGTCTCAACAATTCAGTTCTTACATAAGTTTTTATTTCGTTCAACAAGTAGGACGACATGAAAGGCCAAAGGTAATGAATTCGTGTAAAGTTTCATACACATAATTTAACAAGTAAACATCAGATATACTTTGAAAAGACGTTGGTAATACTTCTCCCAGAAGAAAAATATTGCCAAGAGAAATGTTGTCATGGGTTCGAGTAATACTCGGCATGGAACAAGGAAGATTCGGTAGCCACTATAATAGCCATGGTAGCTCATTCTTGCCAACATGAAATCAAAATACTGATGTATGTTggtttaaataataacaaataatttaatcTTCTGAGTTATTAGGGGGAACACCTTTGCCAAGAGGACGTATTTCTTCAAAGTGGAATTCTGGAATTCGGTACTTGTGGCTCCCGAGGTGGGCCAGACGTTTTCAACATGGAATCTGTGTGTAAGTGATGGAGAAACCGCTGTTTTCCGTGTCCCCGGTCTCGTCCTCGTCCGTGACAACCCGGATCTGGAACGGTTTCGAaaacgctggaaaaaaaaaacaaaaataaataaatatcgaaaGTACAGATGGATGCAAGACGAGAAAACGTCACAAATGGAATGGTTTCGAAaacgctggaaaaaaaaataaataaatatcgaaaGTACAGATGGATACAAGATGAGAAAACGTCACAAATGGAATGGTTTCGAAAACgctggaaaaaaaacaaataaataaatatcgaaaGTACAGATGGATACAAGACGAGAAAACGTCACAAATGGAATGGTTTCGAAAAcgctggaaaaaacaaaaataaataaatatcgaaaGTACAGATGGATACAAGACTCACAAAGGAACGGtttttcgaaaacaaaaataaataaatataaatatcaaagaaagtacAGATGGATACAAGACGAAAAAAACGTCACAATATTTTGCAATGAACGACAAGTAATCGTTATCAACATGTTAATGAATGCTGTCCCCGAACTCGAAAGATACTGAAGGATTAGAACCATGGTTGCGACATACCGCATTCGATCGCCTACCAGGTGTACGCCAGGAGAATGGAGTCCGGTACTTACTGCTCCTTTCTGCGAAGGATGTCCCACAGTACCTGTCTGGCGACGTCGCCGTAGAGGGAGGCTGGGAGAGCGTCGGAATCATCAGGAAGTCCTTGATGCAGGACTTGTCTCCGCTGAGGGCGGCCGGACCGGCTACTCGGAAGGGAAAAAGTGATTATATGaggaattgttatatatatatattatatataaatttctggctcacatcaggatcgaacccaggtaattccttgggtgcagttgccctctggttccaacttcttttatgacttgtaggGCTATatggtgggcagcgcccttgctaatcaatggaaagacctgggtttcgatcctgatgcaaaatcaaaaatttatttctgttccacacgtgattgtgtgttgattatttctatatatatatatatatatatatatatatatatatacatatatatacatatatatatatatatatatatatgtaagcatatatatatatatatatacatatatatatatatactgtatatcatacacacacgACACAATCATGTGcaaaatacacatacatccatacacgaGATTCCGAACACAACTGAAACACCTTATTGTCACCAGTGCCTGCAGCGGCTGCCTCCTCTGTCCCACCCCGactcccaccccccaacccccacccggCAGTAACCCACCTCCCTGGAATGCCAATCGAATCCGCCGAGCTGATTGTTACCCTTAATTATCGCTTCCTCACGAGAAAACGACGTAAAATACCGTCTCGCCTAAAACGCCTACCTGCGGCCGCTCCGTTACCGGATATCGAGAAGGCGTTCGCCGTATACCGGACGCCGCAGACGCCCTCTTTGGCCTGTATGCAGATGGTGTACTGTAGGCCTCCGATCTGATGGACGCCGGTTATGTTCTGCAAAAGACAGTCTCGCttggattatcattattattattattattattatgttattattattattatgtgtgctAATAGATtctttcgtgaaaaacaatcggtgtaataaaatccacaattatattgtaaatgtattactatataaaataaaccaaagactttcagaCACTTGAACtggtttatttttacataattttctactataacaatatatttactatataattgtgaatttattacattattattaatgtgtgtgtgtgtgtgtattattatattattattcagagggagatgaatcctattcatatggaatattcctacaagggccattgacttcttgaaattcaagttttcaaagactgtggtgttcatttgagagaagttactgaagttaaaatattaaatacagagATAAAAGGAATGCTCCTtgggaattcaagcttccaaaagaatatgagtgttcattttaaaaagtacagaagataacagaaatacatattaaaaaaaagataaattaataaattgatagataACTAAATGGAATTATATATGGATTATTAGAATACAAGGTGAGCCTCTTAATATTAGAGGCCTTGATATTAAACTGGAATCTTTGTgccttaacttattttttttttatatgagagagtCTTACTATTAGGATGGTtcttatatgacatatatatatagtatatatatacatatatatataaagggactgCCACAAAGGAAGTGTgatgccaggcctttcgacttattgtcctttacttagcagagcctgctaagtaaagaacaATCAGTCGAAAGGCCTAACTAGCACCACtcggctaagtaaaggacaatgaCAGTCAGGGAAGGCTAGCTGCTAGCACCAaatccgtcgtttctctttccctcaggacatttgcctttattattcatcgttccatatttttcgtgattccagttatatatatatatatatatatcatatatatatatatatatatatatatatatatttatttatttatatatatatatatatatatatatatatatatatataaataaatatatatatatatatatatataaaataaaaaattacttactttGAAGTTGAATGATTGTATAGTTGTCGTATAATCGGTGAAGTATTGAAGGCAGTTCTCCGGAGCTAAAAATAAACAGTATCTTAATTGCCCATTGAAAAATTATTGCTTTTACTTGAGACGCAATGTTAACTTATTAATAGTATTTTAGCAAacggaaataaa of the Macrobrachium rosenbergii isolate ZJJX-2024 chromosome 49, ASM4041242v1, whole genome shotgun sequence genome contains:
- the LOC136832377 gene encoding uncharacterized protein, which produces MKTTSVMNCVYNIRKINDNICQLRLDFETLVLAGPNGQSICREDKLSVLSPADGPSVIICGTNSGQHMYVEMGRGQGSARVSIGLTSSSMDRGWRIRVSQIACNSPYRAPENCLQYFTDYTTTIQSFNFKNITGVHQIGGLQYTICIQAKEGVCGVRYTANAFSISGNGAAAAGPAALSGDKSCIKDFLMIPTLSQPPSTATSPDRYCGTSFAERSTFSKPFQIRVVTDEDETGDTENSGFSITYTQIPC
- the Rbbp5 gene encoding retinoblastoma-binding protein 5 homolog, with protein sequence MADGPFPHQPATTSGQNYKLTFTSFYYYVKTQQLRLKFENDVIGELNGDENSFAFSLRGLLEEEQKPAGGGLGGWSKQFETCEVWSRAGYKLVSVSTDNNVCIWDVLTGECDVKYRFPSPVLKVQFHPRNEKMFLVCPMRHPAVLVNVDSTHEVVPMDDEDVNIVASFDRRGEHIFTGNSKGKLLILTCPGLKVKASFRIGQGTTSAAAVKSIEFARRTEYFLVNSADRVIRVYDARKVLKCGKDDDPEPTQKLQDLVNKTMWKKCCFSGDGEYICAGSARQHSLYIWERSIGNLVKILHGTKGEMLLDVVWHPVRPIMASISSGVVSVWSQNQVENWSAFAPDFKELDENVEYEERESEFDQSDEDKSVELSQEKREEDVEVDVTSTEPVTAFCSSDEEEEGDALLYLPISPEIEEPEEGWGPEGAPAEDISSKRSGDSKENVSPKKKRPKTFDVALENAPTEEIHPLMSNRPKDKQNVGGKKGRSNSKGESKKDRKKH